The window ATAGCACCGCCGGTCGGCACCGGCGAAAGCTGACAAGGACACACGACATGAAGACCGAAGGTCACCCCGATTACCACATGATCACGGTCAAGATGACCGACGGCACCGAGTTCCAGACGCGTTCGACCTGGGGCAAGGAAGGCGATGTGCTCGCGCTCGATATCGATCCGCTGAGCCACCCTGCTTGGACCGGCGGCAAGCAGCAGGTTTCCGAAGGTGGCCGTGTGGCCCAGTTCAACAAGCGTTTCGGCGGCCTTACTCTCAAGAAGTAAGTTCGATCACAAGCTGCGCAGTCCTTCGGGGCTGTAACGAGGAAGGCGGGCTGACGGGCTCGCCTTTTTCGTTTCCGGAGGTCACCCCTGCCAGGGGCGCTCGCGATACCATTTGGTGATCACGTATTTCACGCCTTGGCGCACCTTCATCCCGTGATGGATCGTCGCCGGGTTGACGCCGCCGACCGTCTCGCCGGAGGCGGGGGCGTGGCGGTTGTTCCAGCACAGCAATTTGCCGGCTT is drawn from Erythrobacter neustonensis and contains these coding sequences:
- the rpmE gene encoding 50S ribosomal protein L31, translated to MKTEGHPDYHMITVKMTDGTEFQTRSTWGKEGDVLALDIDPLSHPAWTGGKQQVSEGGRVAQFNKRFGGLTLKK